A stretch of Rhodothermales bacterium DNA encodes these proteins:
- a CDS encoding UDP-2,3-diacylglucosamine diphosphatase yields MIGGPNRYRSIWISDFHLGTRHMKADALLAFLRCNESDYLYLVGDIFDGWALGKSWYWPQSHNDIVQKILRKARKGTRVIYIPGNHDEFARQFAGQHFGGIATRLNAIHTTEDGRQFLVMHGDEFDGVIQYARWLSVLGARAYQLTLSANYWYNRLRKGLNLPYWSLSSYLKYKTKRAVQHIAHFEQTVAREAHTYEVDGVICGHIHHAEMRAIEGVQYCNSGDWVESCTALVEHVDGALEIVHWPHAGVDFAPDDLAAEEEKDDPDPMPGLPSVLNGILQH; encoded by the coding sequence ATGATCGGCGGACCGAATCGATACAGAAGTATCTGGATTTCGGATTTCCATCTGGGCACGCGTCACATGAAGGCGGACGCCCTGCTCGCGTTTCTGCGCTGCAACGAGTCGGACTACCTCTACCTCGTCGGCGATATCTTCGACGGCTGGGCGCTGGGTAAATCGTGGTACTGGCCGCAATCGCATAACGACATCGTCCAGAAAATCCTGCGAAAGGCCCGGAAAGGCACGCGGGTCATCTATATCCCGGGGAATCACGACGAGTTCGCTCGGCAGTTCGCCGGTCAGCATTTCGGCGGCATCGCGACGCGGCTCAATGCCATCCACACGACGGAAGATGGCCGTCAATTTCTCGTCATGCACGGCGACGAATTCGACGGAGTGATCCAGTACGCCCGATGGCTGTCGGTCCTGGGCGCCCGCGCCTATCAACTGACGCTGAGCGCCAACTACTGGTACAACCGGCTGCGCAAAGGGCTGAACCTCCCCTACTGGTCGCTTTCGAGCTACCTGAAGTACAAAACCAAGCGCGCGGTGCAGCATATCGCGCATTTTGAGCAGACCGTGGCCCGGGAAGCGCACACGTATGAAGTCGACGGCGTCATCTGCGGCCATATCCATCACGCGGAGATGCGCGCGATAGAGGGCGTCCAGTATTGCAACAGCGGCGACTGGGTGGAGAGCTGCACCGCGCTCGTCGAGCATGTGGACGGCGCCCTGGAGATCGTCCACTGGCCGCATGCCGGCGTAGACTTCGCGCCGGACGATCTCGCGGCGGAGGAGGAAAAAGACGATCCGGACCCGATGCCGGGACTTCCATCCGTGTTGAATGGTATCTTACAGCACTGA
- a CDS encoding glycosyltransferase family protein, producing MHPLNCLFVVQGEGRGHMTQALALKAILEDAGHGVAAVLLGRSSNRRVPAFFTEKIGAPIIPFDSPTFALDEKQQSVDMGATILQNIRKGGAFRASLDAIHDAIETHRPDVIVNFFEPLFGAYALLYRPAPPIVCIGHQYMYHHPVYPFPAGMWAQRLGARNFTRLSSFGATRRLALSYYPAPARPRLAVVPPLLRPEVFAQPLDITDEDAFYLIYLLNRGYADEVIAWHREHPHRRLHCFWDNPDAPAEWHYASNLTFHALSDVKFLSMMARCAGLICTAGFESTCEAMYFGKPVLAVPVRGHVEQYWNAQDLAGFGGGVYAASFEIDGLEEATRALLPPTHIFRAWVDQAPERFLREIEQVAAARRAPAFP from the coding sequence ATGCATCCATTAAATTGCCTTTTTGTCGTTCAGGGCGAGGGGCGCGGGCATATGACCCAGGCGCTGGCGCTGAAGGCGATCCTGGAGGACGCCGGCCATGGCGTCGCCGCCGTGCTGCTGGGCCGGAGCAGCAACCGGCGCGTGCCGGCGTTTTTCACCGAGAAAATCGGCGCCCCGATCATCCCGTTCGATAGCCCCACCTTCGCGCTCGACGAGAAGCAGCAATCGGTGGACATGGGCGCCACCATCCTCCAAAACATCAGAAAGGGGGGCGCCTTTCGGGCCAGTCTGGACGCGATTCACGACGCCATCGAGACGCACCGGCCGGACGTGATCGTGAACTTCTTCGAGCCGCTCTTCGGCGCCTACGCGCTGCTCTATCGGCCGGCCCCGCCGATCGTGTGCATCGGCCATCAGTACATGTACCATCATCCAGTCTATCCTTTCCCCGCCGGCATGTGGGCGCAACGCCTGGGCGCGCGGAATTTTACGCGGCTCTCCTCGTTCGGCGCGACGCGCCGGCTCGCGCTCTCCTACTACCCGGCGCCGGCCCGGCCCCGCCTCGCCGTCGTGCCGCCGCTCCTCCGCCCCGAAGTGTTCGCCCAGCCCCTGGACATCACGGATGAGGATGCCTTCTACCTCATCTACCTGCTCAATCGGGGCTATGCGGACGAGGTGATCGCCTGGCACCGCGAGCACCCGCATCGCCGGCTGCACTGTTTCTGGGACAACCCGGATGCGCCCGCTGAGTGGCACTATGCGAGCAACCTGACCTTCCACGCCCTGAGCGACGTCAAATTCCTGAGTATGATGGCGCGATGCGCCGGCCTGATATGCACCGCGGGATTCGAGTCGACCTGCGAGGCCATGTATTTCGGCAAACCGGTGCTTGCCGTCCCCGTGCGGGGCCACGTCGAACAGTACTGGAATGCGCAGGACCTGGCCGGCTTCGGCGGCGGGGTCTACGCCGCCTCCTTCGAGATCGACGGACTGGAGGAAGCCACCCGCGCCCTTCTGCCCCCCACGCACATCTTCCGGGCCTGGGTCGATCAGGCTCCCGAGCGCTTCCTGCGCGAGATCGAGCAGGTCGCCGCCGCGCGGCGCGCGCCGGCGTTCCCGTAA